Sequence from the Streptomyces sp. R33 genome:
GGCCGCGGGCCGTCCGGGCGCGCCTGCTCCTCGCGGCCGATGCCGGGACGCTGCCGCTTGGCCACATGACCGCCGGCGTCCGCGTCCTCCCTGCCCGGTCGCCGGGCGACGGCGTCGTCCGCCTGTTCCCGGGCCTCGCGATCGCCGCTCTCCCCCACTGCCTCCGACGGGGTGGTGCGCGGTCGGCCCGGTGACTTCTCCTGAGCCGTCATCTCGTCCTCCTCCGGTGGTGCTGCTCCTCAGCTGGTCCAGCTCGTGCCGACGGCCGCGTACCTCGCGCCGGATCCGGACCATCGCGCCCTGCGCCGTCTCGCCGTCGTCGTCATCCCCGTACGACGGCACGCACGTTCGCGATGCTGCCGCAGTCGGCCTCGAGCTGCCGCTGCCTCTCCCGTAGGAACGCCGCCCCGAGCTCGGCCCTCCGCTCGTCGGGCACGTTCTCCCGGGCGCCGTTGAGGATCGTCCGCTCCTCCTCGTCGAGGTGGTGGGAGACCGCCTTGACGAGGTCCTCCAGGCGCGCGTCCCACTCGTCGGAACCCACCTCGGACACCTCGAGCAGCGCCAGGAGCGCCTCGTTGCCCTCGGCGTGCTCCTCGGTACCGTGCTCGACCTCCTCGTTGTCGACGTCCTTGAACCTCTTCAGCGCGCCGTAGACCTCCGCCTCCTCGGCCTCTCCGTGCGCGATGAGGAGGGCGGAGAACTTCGCGAGGGCGTCTGCCCGGTCCTCCTCCACACTGCGCATCCGTCGAAAGAGGTCCTCCATCGTGCGGTGGTCCTTGAGGATCACGGCGACGACGTCCTGGTTCTCCTGCTTGTCCGCTGCCATTCCACATACCTCCTGCTCTCGGTCTTCGCTTCGGCGCCTGCTCGGCGCCGGTGAGTTCAAACCCCGGCTGCCGTGGTCGGCGCCGCCCGTGCGTGTATCCAGGCCGTCTGCCCGGGCGAGGCCCCGGCGGGCAGGACGGGGCGACACAGGCGCCGGCGGACCAGCCTGCCGGTGAGCAGGAGCCGGAGCCGGTTGGAGAAGCAGCGCCGTACACAGACGTGCCATGCTCTAGGCATGAAGGGCGACGCCGCGGGTGAGGACGCCGCACCCGAGGTGCTGGCGCTCGCCAAGGTGGTGGCCAGGCTGCGATCGGAAATCGTGGACCTGGAAGGCGTCGCCGCGACCACGGCAGTCGTAGAGCGGGCCAAGGGCGTGCTGATGGCCCAGGCGGGCGTGTCCGCCGACACGGCCTACGAGATGCTCCTCGGCCGTGCCGGTGAGCGGGGCCGCACCCTGTTGGAGGAGTGCTGGCTCGTCCTGGGGCGGATACACCCGCACCCGCCGCCCCGACGCGCACCCTCCGACCCGCCCACAGCCCCCGCGGGCGCCGTCTCAGGGAACGAGCCGGGCCAGGAGCGGGTCTCCGGCGCCGGACGCCATCTCGTGGGCGGCGCCGCGCCGCGCCCGCTCCTGGCCCGGCTCGCCGACGGCCTGGCGACGGCCCGCGGGGGTGACGGCATCGCGGAACTGCTGCGGACCGTGCTCGGCGGGGACGTCGGCGTGGACGCGGTGATGATCTACTCCCTGGCCTCCGCCGGGAGCCTGGAGCTGACCGGCCACGCCGGCATCGACGAGGAGCTCGCCGAGCAGTGGCGCCACATCCCCCCGCTCAGTGGCGTCGCCGCCCACCAGGCCATCGCCGGGCGCCGGGCCCTGTGGCTGGAGGACCCGGCCGAGGACGCCCGCCGCCACCTGCTCATCGCGGGGCCGCCGGACCGGTGGCCCTCGCGCGCCTGGCTCCCCGTACCCGCCGACGGGCCCCCGACGGCTGCCATCGGCTTCCTGCGCACGCAGCGGGGCCCCTTCACGGCCGACACCCGGGCGCTGCTGCGGCGCGCGGCCCGGTTGTGCGCGGGCCCGCTGGGGGTGGCGCAGCCGCCCCGCGACGCCGACGCCGAGGGAACCCCGGGCGGCATCGACGTGGCGTCCGTCCAGCGCATATTGGACGCGCTGGCCGGACCCGCGATCCTGATCACTCCGCTGCGCTCGGAGGCGGGCGAGGTGGAGGACTACCGCATCGACGCGGCTGCGCCCGAGTCGGTGGACGTCGCCGGGCGGCGCGGCAAGGAACTCGTGGGCCGCAGGATCCTGGAGACGTACCCGACCGTGGCGGGCACGTCACTGTGGGACGGCTATCTGGAGACCCTCACCACGGGAACCGGGTACGAGGGAGAGCCCTTCACCTATGAGGAGGTGATCGCCGGCGTCCCGCGGCGGTCCGTCTACTCGGTCCGGGCATCCAGGCTGGGAGACCGGCTGATCGTGTCCTGGGTCCGCCACGACACCAGCGAGCGCGAGGCCCGGCGGCTCGCCGACATGCAGCGGCTGGGCAACCTCGGCTGGGCCGGCTGGAACCTGACGACGGACACCATCACCTGGTCCGATCAGGTCTATGCCATCTTCGACCGCGATCCCCAGGACGGGCCCTTGGCACTCGAGGAACTGCCGGGGCACCTCCTGCCCGACGACCTTCCGCGCCTGGATGCGGCCGTCGAGCGACTGCTGAGCGAGGGGGAGGCTCTGGACCAGCCGTTCCGTATCGCCACCCCGCACGGCGTGCGACACCTGCGGATCGTCGCCGAGGCCCAGACGGACGCCGACGGCACCCCTGTCGAGGTGCACGGCTTCTTCCAGGACCTCAGCGCGCAGCGCGGCGCCGAGCTCGCGCTGCTCGAGAGCGAGCGCGCCGTCCTCCTCCAGCGAGGCATGCTCCAGGCCGAACGGGCCCTCGCCGCTCGCCTCCAGGAGACGCTGCTGCCGATTCCCGAGCAGTCCCTGGAGCTGGCCGGTCTGTGCATCGACGTCGCCTACGTATCCGCGGACCGGGGGGTCAACGTCAGCGGCGACTGGTACAGCGCCATCGAACTACCCGATGAAAGTGCCCTGTTCGTCGTCGGCGACGTGGCCGGCCACGGTCTGCCGGCCGTCGGCACCATGGCCCAGCTGCGGTTCACCACGAAGGGCATGACGATCACCGGCTCGCCCCTGCCCGACGTCCTGCGCCGACTCAACACGCTTCTGCTCCATACCGCTTCGGATCCGTCCGGCAGCGCCAGCGCCACCATGGTCATGGCCCGGTATCAGCCCTGGGACCGGCGCCTGATCTGGGTACGGGCAGGTCACCCGCCCCCCTTGCTGGTCCGCGGCGACCGGGCGAGCTTCCTCGAGCAGCCTCCGGGCACGCTCCTCGGCGCCACCTTCGACGCCTCCTACGGACAGGCCGTCATCGACCTGATGCCCGGCGACCACCTGCTGCTCTACACCGACGGACTCGTGGAGGAACCGGGCGAGGACCTCGACGTCGGACTGGACCGGCTCGCCGCGACCGCCCTGCGGCTCCTCCGGGAAGGGCGGGGCGAAACCCTCGCCCGTACGCTCGCCGCGCTGTGCCCGGGCAACCGCGACGACATCTGCGTCCTGGACATCCACGTCCCGGACGACTCGTGATCCGGCGGTCGCGGGCCCGGTCAAGTCCGTGTGGGTGGAGGTCGACTCCCACTGAGCTCCGCGCCCGGCGGTCAGTTCTCGGCGGTGTAGCGGATCCGCGCCCACAGGGGCAGTGCGAACCAGCACAGCAGGTACCAGGCCAGCACGCCTCCCACGAGCCACGGCACGACGGCGTTGTGGGTCGCGACCCGCAGGACCAGGAAGAGGGCTGCGGTACAGGTGGCCAGCAACAGGACGAGGCCCGTGAGTGTCAGGCGCGCGGCCCACGCGACCGCCTCGGGCTTGATCCGTCGGCCCGAGACGACGCGGTGGAAGGCGACCGGCCCGATGAGCGCACCCGTCGCGAGCGCGCCCAGTACCACGGTCACGATGTAGATCGCTTTGTCGGTCTGCGCAAGCCCGTGGAAGGTGGGGGTGAAGACGACCGTGAGCAGGAATCCGAAGAGGATCTGGACGCCGGTCTGGGCGACGCGGATCTCCTGGATGAGCTCCTGCCACTGCCGGTCCGCGCGTTCCTCCGCGGTCTCGTCCCGTCCGGCCCCGCGAGCATCCGGCATGCCGCCTCCCTGAAACGTCCGGTCTGCCCGCGCCTACCCCGGGGCCGCCGCCTCATGCTCCGGCGGGCGCGGGGCCGTCGTGCGCGTCACGCCCGCTTCGGCCGGACCGCCCCGGAGGCGTTCGGCGCTTGCACCGCGTTCAACCCGCCCGCCGCGCTGCCCCCGGCCGGCTCCGGTCAGCCCTCTCGGCCCGGCAGGGATCTCCTTGACCTGGGCGACGGCGAAGTCCGGATCGCCCGGTTCCGCGCCGGTGGGCCCGAACTCGAGGAGTTCGGGCCCACCGACGCCCCAGGCGGTCAGGCGGTCAGGGGGTCAGGCGGGCGGGGCTCCGAAGGGGCCTCCGGTGCCGTAGTAGGTGCCCAGTTCCTCTCGGTACCGGGCGTCACCGAGGTGCTCGTCCCGGTGGAACTCGGGGGCGTCCTTGATCTGGCCCTTGGTCCGGTCGACGAATACCTTCCGCTCCTCCGGGTCGATGCTGACGACGGTGCTGGCCGGCATCAGAACCTCCTTGCCGAAGATCCAGACTCCGGTGTCCACGACCAGGTAGGCGTCACCGACCTCGTCGGAGTGCTTGTCCACCTTGCCGATGCTGCCGTCGGTCGCCTCGACCTTGTAGCCGGTCAGGTCGGTACCGGCCAGGTGGCCCGAGGTCGACTTGTAACTCCACACATGCTCAGTCACGCGAGAACAACTCCTCCGGTAAACAGGTGGACAGCGGACTGCAGGGGAATTCCGTGCCGCCCTGCCCTTTTTCCATTCGTCGTGCCGGGCGGTTTTCGATCTCCGCCTGAACTCCGCCTGCCCCGACCCCTGCGACTTCATTCCCCGGGCTGGAATCCCGATTCCCGAACCCGGTTGCCGGTGGCCCGACGCACCATCACCACCCGCGCGGACGCTGCCCGGGTCAGGTTCACGCCGGCAGAACCCGTCGCCGTTGCGGTCGCGGCCCTCGCCCAGGACGTGGTCGGGGAGGTCCTCGCCGGGCAGGCCGATCGCCCGGTGGATGGCGTGCATGGGGACTTGGCGCCCGGCTTCGCTCGCCGCTTCCCACCAGGAGCGGCTGCTGCCGGTCGCCGCTGATCCGGTCGAGGACCTCGTTGGATCCCGCCTCGGCGTACGGGCGTACCGCGACGACGACGGCGTCCACCTTCCCACGGCGCAGCCCCGTGGGCCGGGCCCCCTCCATCGAGGGGCCCGCCCCACGGGGACGACCGACACGACAGCGCACTCCTGACGTACCGCAGACCGGGCGACGCTCCGCCGCCCGGCCGACCGCCACCGGCCCTGCGGCTACCAGTAGTGGCGTCGGCCGCCGACCGCGTGCCCGACCGAGCCCAGGACCCACAACACCGCACCCACCACGAGCAGGATGACCCCGATGGTCCACAGGATGGAGATTCCGGTCAGAAGACCGATGAGCAGGAGGATAAGCCCGGCGAAAACCATGGTTGCCCCATTCTCGTGTTGGGAATTCGGCGGAGCAGTTGAATCCGCCGCAGTGCCTCAGCGGGGCGTCTACCCGGGAACGCCGTTCTTATCGGTGGCGTAGGCCGGACGTTCTGGAGCCGCGTCCACGGGGCGCCCAGAGCATGGAAACCTCTTGCATCGGCCGGGCGGCTCGCAGCGCCCGTGGTGGGGGCGGATCGCCGCCGGCCTGGCGGTGGTCGTGCTGCTGATGCGAGGGCGCCGGGCCCCAGGAGGTCGTACTGCCTCGGGCCCATGGCCAAAACGCCCATCCGGCCACGGGGACTCGGACCGAGCCTGCCTCCCCCGGAGCCCAAGATCGATTGTCAGTGGTGGGTGGGAAGATCGGAGCATCAAGTCGGAAAACAGGGGGAGCGGTCATGTCCGGAATCCAGAACTACATCAATCACGTTGCTCTCGTGCTGGATGCCAGTTCGTCCATGTCGCAGCTGAGTCGCAAGGTCGTCGAAGTCGCGGACCAGCAGATTGCGTACCTGGCCCGCCGATCGCAGGAACTGGACCAGGAAACCCGCGTCACGGTGTACGTCTTCTCGGACAAGGCGGAGTGCGTCATCTACGACAAGGACGTGCTGCGCATGCCGTCCCTGAAGCAGCTGTACCGCGTCGGCGGAATGACGGCTCTGCTGGCGGCCACGCTGAAGTCACAGCGGGAGCTGGCACAGACGGCTCAGCTCTACGGCGACCACAGCTTCCTGACGTTCGTACTGACCGACGGACAGGAGAACGCGAGTCACCGCTGCCCCGATGCCCCTACTCGGGACCCGCGTGAACTGGTGCGAGCAGTGGCCACGATGATCGAGACCCGGGAGGACAACTGGACTCTGGCCGTCCTTGTACCGGACCAGATGGGCAAGCGCGAGGCCATGCAGTGCGGCTTCCCCAAGGACAACATCGCCATCTGGGACGCCACGAGCACACAGGGTCTGGAAGAGGCCGGGCAGGTCATCCGGGAGGCCACCGAGAAATTCATGGTGGGCCGCGCCAAGGGCATCCGGGGGTCGCGGGCGGTTTTCTCCACGGGCGCAGAAGCGGTCAACAAGGACAGCATCAAGGAAGCCGGTCTCACCCCGGTGGATCTGTCGCAGTACCAGCTGATTCCCGTGGCTCGCGAAGCGGCGATCCGGGACTGGGTCATCGAGTGCGGGCACACTTACCGTACCGGTTGCGCCTTCTACCAGCTGAGCAAGTCGGAGAAGATCCAGGCGCGAAAGCAGATCGCGGTGCTGGAGAAGAAGACGGATCGCGTGTACACGGGACCGGAGGCCCGGGCCCTGCTCGGCCTGCCCGACACGGAAGTGCGCGTCAAGCCGGACCACAATGACGACTTCACGATCTTCGTGCAGAGCACCAGCGTCAACCGGAAGCTGGTGTCGAACACGCGGCTGCTGCTCATGACCTGACGGCCCGGCGCGTTCAGCGCCGCTCGCACCGATCGCTCGTCGCCCGTACGGTCCGGCCGCCGCCGCGGCCGCGTGCCCGGTCCGGTGGCGCGTGCGGGGTCCTGCCGCGCGGGTTCGGCGCGGCAGGACCCCGCACGGACGTCAGGACAGCGGCGCCGGCTCCTCCGGTGCCAGTGAATTGCCCGCGGGGATCCGGCCGCAGTCGGACGGGGCCGGCCTGCCCGCGAAGCGGTCACCCAGCCAGCCCAGCGCGGCAGACGCCCAGACCACGGACGCGCCCGTGTGGCTGAGCAGCTCGTACTGGCCGTACTTGACGGCAGAGTTGCCGGTGGCGCAGTACTGCCGGGCGAGCGCCCGCACGTCCCCGGTGACCATGACGCCGTCGCCCGTACCGATTCCCGGGTGGTTGCCGAAGGTACCCTCCAGGACGCCCGCGTTGCCCTGGGCGATGAATCCGGGGACGGTGGGGGTGGCGGCCGAGCCGAGGTTGAGCTTGTTCATCGCCTCCACGAACGCGGGGATCGAGTTGGGGTCGGCGTACTGTGACTTCGCCATCTTCTTCCACGTCAGTCCGGGGTAGTGACCGAGGGCGTCGAGGATGGAGCCGTGCTCCAGCTCCTTGAGCACCTCCAGGCCGTAGCCGTTGAGATAGGACGTGAGGTCGATGCCGTAGGAGCGGGAGACGCCGATGACCGCCATGGGGATGACGCCCGACCACACCAGTGAGCCGTCCACGTACTTCAGGTTGTGTGCCGGGTCCACGAGCAGACCGCCCTCGGCGTAGCCGACCAGCTTGCGCTGGACGTCCGGCGCGTAGCTCGGCGCCAGCGCAGCGGCCCAGTTGGTTGCGATGGAACCACCGGAGTAGCCCATGAGGCCGAATGCGGTGGCGGAATTCAGTCCGGTCTGCGCCGACTTGGTTGCGGCACGGATCGAATCCAATGTGTTCGTCCCGTACTCCGGTCCCGCAGCGAAGTGCGCCTGCTGTCCCTCGGTGTCCGGGATGACGACGTCGTAGCCCTGCGCCAGCAGTGGCGCCAGGAAGACGGCTTCGACGTTCGGGATGAGGCCGCCCAGGGAGACGTTGCCGGCGATCGCACGGGAGGGCCCGTCCTCCGGGCTGAGGGAATCGTAGAACGACTGGTAGGACACCGCCTTGCTGCGGTCACCGGTCGGGCTGCGCACCACCGTGGTCACGTTGGCTGCCGGGCGGCCCTGGGCGTCGGTGGTGCGGTAGAGCAGTTGGACTGCCTTCAGGGGCGTGGAGATGCCGACGAGGTGGTACTGCAGCGTCCGGGTCTTCAGCACGGCGCCCGGTGCGAACGCGGACAGGGGCTCGCTGCCGCCATAGGCGTAGAACGGGTCGCTTGGCGTCGACGTCGCTGCTGCGGGCGAGGACGGGGCGGCGGTGGCCGCCGGTGCGGCGGTCATGACCGCGGCGGTGGCGACAGCGACGGAGATCAGGCGAACGGCTGCCTTGGACATGCGGGCCTCGATTCCTGGGTGGGGGCTGACGCACCGGCACGAGGTCGCTGGCATCGGCGCGTCAGGCCGGGGCGGGCGGCCCCCGGCAGGGGATTGCTTGAAGGATGCGACCGGGGTCTGCCACATCTGGCCATCCACCGGCCAGTCGTGTTACCAACCAGTAGGTGATGTCCCGGAAACATCATGGGGCCGGCAGGCGGCCGCGTCTCCGGGGTGGGGAACAGAGATGTGCGAGGTGGATTGTGACCGGATCCAACGCGGTGGGACGGGACTCGGTGCCGCAGTTCGGCGGTGTGCCGGTCCACAAGCGGCTTCAGGATGCCGCCGGGGCGCTGGAACGTGCGGTGATGGTCCGGCTCGTCGAGCGGCTGCCCGTCTACGGAACGCTGTCGGCGGAACACCTCGGTGGTGACATCGCCAAGCAGGTGACCCGCGGCATCCGGAGCTTCGCCACGGTCCTGCGCACCGGCGAAATGCCGGGGCTGGCCGAGGCGGCGGCGATCCGCGAGTCCTCGGCCCGGCGTGCCGACGAGGGCGTGCCGCTGGAGGCCGTGGTCGGCGCCTATCACCTGGGTGCGGAGGAGTGCGCCGCCCAGGTCTTTTCGGCGGCCGAACCGGGTGACCTGGGCGACGTACTGTCGGTCCAGCGCCAACTGCTCGCGTATCTGCGGCTGGTGAGCTGTGAGGTCGCAGCCGGGTACGTACAGGAGCGGCAGACGGCGCTCAGTGACGAGCAGGTCGCCCTGCAGGCGCTGCTGTCCCGGCTGCTGGAGGGCGGCAGCCCGCAGGTCGCGGCCGACCGTGCGGGCATCCGTCTGCCGCCCTGCTACCTGGTGCTGAGCATCACCGTGGGACCGCACCCGGACGAGCTGGTGCCCGGCGTGAACCATTCGGTCGCCGCCCGCCGCAAACTCCGGCGGCTGCGCAACGAACTGCAGCGCCAGACGAGGGGTGTTCCGCTGTCCGTGCTGTCCGGTGACGGCGGGCTGGTACTGATCCCGTACGAGACGCCGGCCGCCGATTTCGGCCGTACGGACCGGGACCGGCTCTCCCGGCTGGTCGACCAACTCGGCCGGATGTGCGGCGCCGAGCTGTTGGCTGCGGCTGTGGCCGCAGCACCGGAAGGCGTTGCAGAGGCCGCGCGGCTCGCCGCCGAGGTGCGGGAGGTGGCGGAGGCGTCCGGCCGAGCTCCCGGACTGTACTTGCTCGACGATGTGCTGCTCGAGTACCAGCTGAGCCGCCCGAGCCCGGCCAGGGACGGCCTCGCCGCGCTGCTCGACCCGCTCGATGCGCGCCCGGAGCTGCTCGTCACGTTACGCGTCTTCCTCGCGTGCAGCCTCGACCGGCGCCGGGCCGCCGCCCGGCTCCAGGTCCACCCGAACACGGTCGACTACCGCCTGCGCAAGGCGACCGAGTTCACCGGACTGGACGCTGCCCGCGGTGCCGATGCCCTGACGCTGCGCGCTGCTCTCGCCGCCCACGACGCCGTACGGCAGGGCAAGCCCGACTCCGGCTGACACCACCCGGCCCCTCGGGCCGCGCCCTTTCTGCCGGCCCTTAGGCCGTCAGAGCTGCAACTTCGCTCAGGACTCGGGCCGCTGGTGCCGGGTCGATCAGCCACTTCAGGTGGCTGCCCTCAAGGGTGCGGACGTCGTACGGGTTGTCCGGCGTCAGTGCGTTGCCTTCCCGGATCAGCCGGTCCTGTAGGGCGAGCGGCAGGCTGGCGTCGTCGGCCAGGCGGACGTAGGTCTTCGGGATGCGGCCCCAGGTCTCGGCCTGCGCCCGGTCGGCGGAGGTACCGACGTCCAGGTTCTCGTCCGGCTGGAAGGTGTTCAGGAAGGTCAGGAACTGCTCGTCGGTTCCGTCGGCGAGGAAAGCCGCCTTGAAGGCCGCGAGGGCGTCCGGATTCGCGGTGCGGAAGTTGACGCGGAGCAGACCGAGTTCGGCCGGGTTCCCGGCCAGCGCCAGGCCCAGGGCAGCGGCATCCACCGTGGCCATCTCCGGCTCGGCGTAGTAGTCACTGACGTCGAGGTCGACGGGGCACCAGGCCGAGACGTAGACAATGCGGTCGATCAGATCCGGCCGCGCGTTGGCCGCAGCCGTGGCCGTCATGCCGCCGCGGCTGTGGGAGACGAGGACCACCGGCCCGTTCTGCTTGGCCCGTTCGAGGATCCCGATCAGGTGCGCGGCGTTGTCGGCGAGCGTGACGCCCTTGATCGAGCCGGGCGCCGTGGCGAGCCCTTCGGGATCTTGCGGCGTCTGGTAGGCGCGCGTGTAGGTGGCCTCGAAACCATGGCCGGGCAGGTCGACCGCGACCGAACGGTGTCCCAGAAGGCCGAGTTCGGCCTGGAGCGGCGCAAAGGAGAAGGAGTTGGAGAAGGCTCCGTGAACCAGTACGAGTGTCGGTTGCATCTGTCTGCTCACTTTCTTTCACACTTCGACGGCATAAACCTAATGATCATCAAAGCTCGATGGC
This genomic interval carries:
- a CDS encoding hemerythrin domain-containing protein, whose product is MAADKQENQDVVAVILKDHRTMEDLFRRMRSVEEDRADALAKFSALLIAHGEAEEAEVYGALKRFKDVDNEEVEHGTEEHAEGNEALLALLEVSEVGSDEWDARLEDLVKAVSHHLDEEERTILNGARENVPDERRAELGAAFLRERQRQLEADCGSIANVRAVVRG
- a CDS encoding SpoIIE family protein phosphatase, producing the protein MKGDAAGEDAAPEVLALAKVVARLRSEIVDLEGVAATTAVVERAKGVLMAQAGVSADTAYEMLLGRAGERGRTLLEECWLVLGRIHPHPPPRRAPSDPPTAPAGAVSGNEPGQERVSGAGRHLVGGAAPRPLLARLADGLATARGGDGIAELLRTVLGGDVGVDAVMIYSLASAGSLELTGHAGIDEELAEQWRHIPPLSGVAAHQAIAGRRALWLEDPAEDARRHLLIAGPPDRWPSRAWLPVPADGPPTAAIGFLRTQRGPFTADTRALLRRAARLCAGPLGVAQPPRDADAEGTPGGIDVASVQRILDALAGPAILITPLRSEAGEVEDYRIDAAAPESVDVAGRRGKELVGRRILETYPTVAGTSLWDGYLETLTTGTGYEGEPFTYEEVIAGVPRRSVYSVRASRLGDRLIVSWVRHDTSEREARRLADMQRLGNLGWAGWNLTTDTITWSDQVYAIFDRDPQDGPLALEELPGHLLPDDLPRLDAAVERLLSEGEALDQPFRIATPHGVRHLRIVAEAQTDADGTPVEVHGFFQDLSAQRGAELALLESERAVLLQRGMLQAERALAARLQETLLPIPEQSLELAGLCIDVAYVSADRGVNVSGDWYSAIELPDESALFVVGDVAGHGLPAVGTMAQLRFTTKGMTITGSPLPDVLRRLNTLLLHTASDPSGSASATMVMARYQPWDRRLIWVRAGHPPPLLVRGDRASFLEQPPGTLLGATFDASYGQAVIDLMPGDHLLLYTDGLVEEPGEDLDVGLDRLAATALRLLREGRGETLARTLAALCPGNRDDICVLDIHVPDDS
- a CDS encoding DUF6328 family protein, producing the protein MPDARGAGRDETAEERADRQWQELIQEIRVAQTGVQILFGFLLTVVFTPTFHGLAQTDKAIYIVTVVLGALATGALIGPVAFHRVVSGRRIKPEAVAWAARLTLTGLVLLLATCTAALFLVLRVATHNAVVPWLVGGVLAWYLLCWFALPLWARIRYTAEN
- a CDS encoding PRC-barrel domain-containing protein; amino-acid sequence: MTEHVWSYKSTSGHLAGTDLTGYKVEATDGSIGKVDKHSDEVGDAYLVVDTGVWIFGKEVLMPASTVVSIDPEERKVFVDRTKGQIKDAPEFHRDEHLGDARYREELGTYYGTGGPFGAPPA
- a CDS encoding DUF6131 family protein, coding for MVFAGLILLLIGLLTGISILWTIGVILLVVGAVLWVLGSVGHAVGGRRHYW
- a CDS encoding VWA domain-containing protein; its protein translation is MSGIQNYINHVALVLDASSSMSQLSRKVVEVADQQIAYLARRSQELDQETRVTVYVFSDKAECVIYDKDVLRMPSLKQLYRVGGMTALLAATLKSQRELAQTAQLYGDHSFLTFVLTDGQENASHRCPDAPTRDPRELVRAVATMIETREDNWTLAVLVPDQMGKREAMQCGFPKDNIAIWDATSTQGLEEAGQVIREATEKFMVGRAKGIRGSRAVFSTGAEAVNKDSIKEAGLTPVDLSQYQLIPVAREAAIRDWVIECGHTYRTGCAFYQLSKSEKIQARKQIAVLEKKTDRVYTGPEARALLGLPDTEVRVKPDHNDDFTIFVQSTSVNRKLVSNTRLLLMT
- a CDS encoding lipase family protein, with amino-acid sequence MSKAAVRLISVAVATAAVMTAAPAATAAPSSPAAATSTPSDPFYAYGGSEPLSAFAPGAVLKTRTLQYHLVGISTPLKAVQLLYRTTDAQGRPAANVTTVVRSPTGDRSKAVSYQSFYDSLSPEDGPSRAIAGNVSLGGLIPNVEAVFLAPLLAQGYDVVIPDTEGQQAHFAAGPEYGTNTLDSIRAATKSAQTGLNSATAFGLMGYSGGSIATNWAAALAPSYAPDVQRKLVGYAEGGLLVDPAHNLKYVDGSLVWSGVIPMAVIGVSRSYGIDLTSYLNGYGLEVLKELEHGSILDALGHYPGLTWKKMAKSQYADPNSIPAFVEAMNKLNLGSAATPTVPGFIAQGNAGVLEGTFGNHPGIGTGDGVMVTGDVRALARQYCATGNSAVKYGQYELLSHTGASVVWASAALGWLGDRFAGRPAPSDCGRIPAGNSLAPEEPAPLS
- a CDS encoding PucR family transcriptional regulator, which translates into the protein MTGSNAVGRDSVPQFGGVPVHKRLQDAAGALERAVMVRLVERLPVYGTLSAEHLGGDIAKQVTRGIRSFATVLRTGEMPGLAEAAAIRESSARRADEGVPLEAVVGAYHLGAEECAAQVFSAAEPGDLGDVLSVQRQLLAYLRLVSCEVAAGYVQERQTALSDEQVALQALLSRLLEGGSPQVAADRAGIRLPPCYLVLSITVGPHPDELVPGVNHSVAARRKLRRLRNELQRQTRGVPLSVLSGDGGLVLIPYETPAADFGRTDRDRLSRLVDQLGRMCGAELLAAAVAAAPEGVAEAARLAAEVREVAEASGRAPGLYLLDDVLLEYQLSRPSPARDGLAALLDPLDARPELLVTLRVFLACSLDRRRAAARLQVHPNTVDYRLRKATEFTGLDAARGADALTLRAALAAHDAVRQGKPDSG
- a CDS encoding alpha/beta fold hydrolase is translated as MQPTLVLVHGAFSNSFSFAPLQAELGLLGHRSVAVDLPGHGFEATYTRAYQTPQDPEGLATAPGSIKGVTLADNAAHLIGILERAKQNGPVVLVSHSRGGMTATAAANARPDLIDRIVYVSAWCPVDLDVSDYYAEPEMATVDAAALGLALAGNPAELGLLRVNFRTANPDALAAFKAAFLADGTDEQFLTFLNTFQPDENLDVGTSADRAQAETWGRIPKTYVRLADDASLPLALQDRLIREGNALTPDNPYDVRTLEGSHLKWLIDPAPAARVLSEVAALTA